ACCTGGAACCAGACGGTTATGAGCCGTCAGCTCTAACCATTGAGCTATAGGCCCCCTTCCCTGTGCTGGCGACCGCTACACGATTTCAGAAAATCATGCTAGCACCTTGCCATGAAGACCAAGAATCTCTCCCCGCAGGCCGCCGTGGCCGAACTGATCAAGCAGTATGACGCCGCGACTACCGCGCTGCATGCCGCCCTTGAGCGCTATTTCACCGACAAAATTGTTCCGACCGCCGCCGAGCGCCAAGCCTTCTGCTATCCCGAATTGCGGGTGACTTATGACCGGGTGGAGCTGCAGCCGCGCATTTCGCGCGCCTATGCCAAGTTCCAGCATCCGGGGGTTTATTCCACTACCATCACTCAGCCGGAATTTTTCCGCGACTATCTCGAAGAGCAACTGGGTTATCTGGTGCGCGATTATGGTGCCACCGTTGAGGTGCTGCCGTCCACGCAGGAGATCCCCTACCCTTATGTGTTGCAGTCTGGCGATGATCTGGGTGCGGGCGGTGTTTCAGCTGCAGAATTGGCGCTGCATTTCCCGATTCCGGAACTGTCGCTGGTGGGCGATGAAATCGCTGATGGGCATTTCGAGTTCCAGACCGGCCCGCATCATCCGCTGGCTTTGTTTGATGCGGTGCGGGTGGATTATTCGCTGAAGCGCTTGCAGCACTATTCCGGCACGCGCTTTGACAAGTTTCAGCCATGGATCCTGCTCACCAATTATCACCGCTATGTTGATCAATTCCAATCTTGGGCGATTGCGCAGTTGAAAGCCGATGGGCCTTATGATGCGCTGCATATTCCGGGCGGCGGCGTGGTCACGCGCGGGATGAGCGACGCTGAAGCCCAAGAGGTACTTGACGCCAGCCCGTGGCACAAATTCCAGATGCCGGCCTATCACCTTTCGCGTTCGGACGGCGCGGGCGGCATTACGCTGGCCAATATCGGCGTGGGACCTTCCAATGCGAAGAATCTCACTGATCACCTTGCGGTGCTGCGGCCGAATTGCTGGCTGATGATCGGCCATTGCGGCGGGCTTCGCCTGTCTCAACGCATTGGTGATTATGTTCTGGCACATGCCTATCTGCGGCAGGACCATATTCTCGACCGGCTGGTGCCGCCGGAAATTCCAATCCCTGCTTTGGCCGAAGTGCAAGTGGCCATGCAGCAGGCGGCGGCGCAAGTTACCGGCGAAAAGGGCGAAGCTTTGAAGGCGCGGCTGCGTACCGGCACGGTGATGACGCATGATGACAGGAACTGGGAATTGCGCTGGACGCTGGAGCGCAAGCGCATCAATCTTTCGCGCGCCATCGCCATCGACATGGAAAGCGGCACATTGGCTGCACAAGGCTATCGCTTCCGCGTACCCTATGGCACGCTGCTTTGCGTTTCCGACAAGCCGCTGCATGGCGAAATCAAACTACCGGGTGCGGCCAATGCGTTTTATGACCGCGCGGTGGGCGAGCATCTGATGATCGGCCTGGCTGCGCTGGAAAACCTGCGCACCACCAAGAGCAGTTTGCATTCGCGTAAATTGCGCAGTTTT
This genomic interval from Aestuariivirga litoralis contains the following:
- a CDS encoding AMP nucleosidase, translated to MKTKNLSPQAAVAELIKQYDAATTALHAALERYFTDKIVPTAAERQAFCYPELRVTYDRVELQPRISRAYAKFQHPGVYSTTITQPEFFRDYLEEQLGYLVRDYGATVEVLPSTQEIPYPYVLQSGDDLGAGGVSAAELALHFPIPELSLVGDEIADGHFEFQTGPHHPLALFDAVRVDYSLKRLQHYSGTRFDKFQPWILLTNYHRYVDQFQSWAIAQLKADGPYDALHIPGGGVVTRGMSDAEAQEVLDASPWHKFQMPAYHLSRSDGAGGITLANIGVGPSNAKNLTDHLAVLRPNCWLMIGHCGGLRLSQRIGDYVLAHAYLRQDHILDRLVPPEIPIPALAEVQVAMQQAAAQVTGEKGEALKARLRTGTVMTHDDRNWELRWTLERKRINLSRAIAIDMESGTLAAQGYRFRVPYGTLLCVSDKPLHGEIKLPGAANAFYDRAVGEHLMIGLAALENLRTTKSSLHSRKLRSFDEPPFR